The sequence CCCATAAGTCATCATGACAATCGATTTTTTTGGTCACGGATACATAAATCTTACCCATCAAAACATACGAAaagatatagaaaaaaaaaaacataaacctGATCCGTCTTAAAacgtataaaaaaaatattaaaaaaaaaaccagacaAAATCTAAAAGATAAGTCATGACTGTCATTATTCATGTTGGTTTCAGCAAATTTAATATTAGGGAAAACCAaagttttaaataaatttacaaaCCACATGATATAGTTGTAGATGATTgagattattaattaatatcGATTAAcgtatttgtttcttattagtgacacatcttttaatttgtaaatttgatttaaaatttttgcctctctatcattattcttcGACAAAAGATTGTATGTCTGATATTTGTGTCTTGGGAAGTCAAATACATAATTTTGCATGTTGCTTCTACTTAAATGAAGATTTTCAACGAGGAAAATACGAGATCGATTTTGTCTCGTAATTACGTTTTTCAAGCTAAGAATTTGACCTACACACTGGCTTGTTGCGTAGGAAATCTCGACAATCTTACCACAAGATCGAAAGGaactgtttatctcttcatttggTACACTAATTGATATGTACAATTTACACAAGACTCCCACAATGCTCAATTATATGACATGTACAATGTCCATATGATGTCTTTATATTCGGTATGATCACATCAAAAGGAACTTCCCAAACACAAGCAACGTCACTGCACTCACCCGATTCTACCTTCCTGACATCAGATTGACAAGAGCTTGATTTTCGTAGAAGGATCTGACATCCCAATCCTCGGTTGAGGATGAGAGTGTCATCAACGCCACCACGATTGATCGCATACTTGGACGCAGATCTTTGTTTTCGTGCGTGCATGCTTTGCCGAGTTGGGCCATCTGCACCAGAAAACCACCATACCTATTTTTAGACTGATATCTAGAGACaaatcataatgtgttttggtcTGACAAATTTTTTCACCTTGTGCAGTGAATCAAGCGGATAGTTGTCTCCAAGGTTAGGGTCGACCAATTTTCGGAGGTCTTCCAGATCGGGCTGATTAAGGACCTCCTCAAactgtgaaaaataaaattacaacaaAAACATGCTTAAGTGCTTTATGAGAGATTATTGTATGTAATGCAAGATAAAATCCCAGCATAAACTTGATAAAAGCAAATTGGCTTATTTAAGTAGAAagatagaaagaaaactaaccAAACCAACAAGGCCTTTTGATTCCGAACTAGAGCCATCCTCCCTGAAAACAGCTTCCTTGGCAGATATCAACTCAAAAATGACAACTCCGAACGCAAAAACATCTATTTTAGGAGAAACTTCGCCATATTGAGCATATCTGCACACAACCATGTTATgttaaagtcccacatcggtggggtGAAGAAAACCAAACGGATTTATATAGTATTACtctactctaactaataccgaggccttttgtagtaaaaccccacacctgacggattgggtAGGTGGTAAAGTTGAGGACTCTATCAGTGTCGTTAGAGTGGTAATACCGAGGCCTTTAGGAGTTAATCCATATGTAACAATATTTTAATCCATATGTAACAATATTCAGGCCTTTCAGCCATCAGCTTATTGGTCAGGATGAGGACTAGAAAAATTATGCAATAATAAACTCATTCAGCGTACGATGGGTTCTTCCAGAAGAATGCAACAAAGGCAATCTGTTAGTGCTAGTCATGTAAAAGATAAACTGCTAAAAggaataaaggtcgtacccagtgcacaagactcccgctttacgcagggtctgggagaggtgaatgtcggctagccttacccccatttatggagaggctgctcccaagtctcgaacccgagacctaccgctcatggacgaaggcacttgccatcgcaccaagtgcgacctcttaaaCTGCTAAAAGGAATAATAGAGAAAAAACTACTTACTCCGGCGGCATATATCCAAATGTTCCCACAAGACGTGTGGGGAGTGATGTACTTCCAACTTCTGTCAGTTTAGTTAACCCAAAATCTGCAACCTGCAATGAAAAGAAGGGAATTTTATTGCAACAATACAAGATTTTAATGGTTCATATTGGAAATAGAGGCCCTAAAATAACCTTGGCATGGAAATTCTTGTCTATCAATATATTGGCTGATTTGATATCGTGGTGGATATAAACAGGAACAGTATGCTCATGAATGTATTCGAGACCTCTTGCCGAATCTAGGGCAATCTGCACTCTGATAGACCACGGTAGCGGGTCCCTCCCTCTCCCTGGATACATTAAACAGTGTTATATCATCATTCTCTTGCATACAGAAGTACTTAAATCCTCATCAAGCACAGCCTAACCTGAACCGCGCAGATGTTGGCTTAAGTTGCCATTCTCAATATATTCATAGACTAGGAAAAGAGAGCCCTCAACACAATAACCAATCAAGCGCACCTGCATTGATCGTTCAGAAGCTTAGAGATGATTACACATCTTAGAGATCAGTTCAATGGTTATAAACTAGTACATAGTGCACaataagatttttagagtgccaataacaccaCCCTTATATTATAGTTCTTAAGCAAGATTCATATGCGTTGTCATTGTTGAAAAGATAAGTTCATTACCAGGTTCAAGTGATGTACACGTGTCAAAACATTTAACTCGGCCAGAAATTCTTTTGATGCTTGCATATCCATCTTCTTGATTGCAGCTTTCTGCACACAGAGGTTATATGAGTGGGACTTCTAGAACAAGAAATAAGCAATTACGAAATAAACACAAGCATGGTCTAGAAACACTAAATACTTAATTCATGAATCATGGGGCTGGACTAGAAAATCTCATACTTCATTTGGACAGAAAATGTTAAAGAAAACAAACCTCGCCTCTCAACTCTGCATAGTAAACAGCCCCGAAACCTCCTTGTCCAATTTTATTAGCTAGGCTGAAGTTATCAGTAGCCCTCGCAAGTTCTTCGTATGAGAACTCCACTGATTTGTCCACAGAAATGCCTGTTCGGCCTCGACCAGCAGCATTTGACTCTCCAGGTTTATCGGGGGTAATCACAAGGGCTAGACCCAGAAGAAAAATCAATGAAATCGTGTCAAACATCCATTTGGTGCAAAAATCTTAGACCATTTGAGGGCAAGAACAAGTAAAATACAACGAATGTTCAAATAAGTGCAAGAAAGACCAGAAAATACATGGCAGTTTTATGACACTTCATAACAATTATTATAAACAAAACAGACCAACAAAATGGCCAGGGCCGGTTCAATGGGATTTCTGAGGGCAAACTATCAGTGGTACTGATACgagataaagaaaaaaattccaatCCTTCAACAAAATTGAACAACTAACAATTATAATAGCAGCAGTCTTTCTCCCGTAATTTTTAAGAAACCTTGGAAGgagtaaaaaaaggaaaaccctCTTGTTTGGAAAGAATGGGAAGATGAAAATGAATCAATGAATGCTAAATGAGAAGAATAACATCCTAAAGTAAGGAGCTTAGTCAGCTACTCAAACTAGTGTTACTACAAAGAATCAAAGTGGAAAGGTAACATCGAAAAGTCTATCAGGAAAAAGAAACAAGGAGACGAGTAACTTACAACGCCCATTTGGAGAAGATTGATCTTCAGATGTTGCTAAGAGAAATTTTGTATCCACCTTGTTCTTTCGGAAAATTCCAAAATATATACCACCACCAGCCAATAGCAGCACTCCAGCAATTACTCCCACAGATATGCCACCAATGGCTCCACCTCCTAGCCCTGCttatacaaaagaaaaatgatgagCTCCAAGTAGCATTGAGTTTCAaatcacactcacacactggcATCTGAACATGAAGCCAATTTTGGAGACGGCCGTATCACCTGAGCTGCAAAAAGAACAGACACAAATAAAACTCATAAATATTAACAATCTTCAGAAGACACGGAAAGTGAAAACAAGATGTAATATAGTTAAGCTAACGTATTGAGGCAGTAGAAGATACCTCGACTTCAAAGGCAAATAGGTTCCATTTTGATCTGCAAGATAAAATGAAACTTTGGTGggcaaaattgaaaataaagcCTCCTCAAACTATATTGAAAGTAGAGCAATGCTTCATAATACCTAAAAACTGGATATCCGATAAACATTCGTTATACTTATTTATACCACAGGAACAACTCAgaaacaacatagaattgaAACAACTCAGTGTCTTCACTAGCACTTTCGCACGTTGCATCAAGGAATATCAATAAAAGGAATGGACaataaaattactaaaacaaGATGACAACTCAGCTAAAAACTGCATTGTCAATTGATATCTTAAAACAAGAGAGTTGCTGTATTATTCTTCACTTAACATTTTCAATACATCACTCCCTAGATGCCCACTGGATCCATAACCACAGGAAAGACCTTGCACCACCTAGCACTTTAATTATTGAACATTCTAACATTCGTTGCAAACTCATGATTAACAATTAAAGATGCCTTTGTTGAAATTGCAAGGAATCGATTATCTAGCCTACAAATTTCCCCAAAACTTTTGTAAGGGATTCCACTTTCTTAAGTTCACCCCGAACATTTTCCTGTGGGATTTCAGTTCACTATTGAAGTTTCCTTTTTTCACAAATTTATGCCTATCACTTCCTAAACAAGACCCTTCTAATCAACTGTTTGCTTCCTTTCCTTCTAGTGGATTCGTTTCAACTCATTAGCATTGCAACATAGATCAAGGCATCCAAACTTAGTAATAACATGCAATGTCTACCAAATCGTATATGAAATTACCTACTTTGCACGTATGCATCGAAAGTTCACATGTTGGTCGAAAAATGGCACCACTTAGCGAAATATCTACGAAACCACGTGTTGGTCGAAAATGGCACCATTTCACGGGATATACATGAAACTACTCCCTTGACTAAAACTCATTAATTCACCCCATGCTCAAATTATTACTCATTAGCATATACATTCCTACATAAGCCTCTGCCGAATCAAATAACAATTTTCCAACTTCGAAACAACCAAATGTTTCATTTTACCAAGTATGCAAATTCAGCAAGATATCTCAATGTCTGCATCAATTCTCAACAACTCAATATTTTAAAAGGCAAAGGCGTGGGCGAGACATTTGGTGGATAGTCCTGCCTAGGCAAAAGCCTTGAGATGTGAGGCACGAGacctaatattttaatatatatatatatgtatgtaaatATTATAGTCATAAACAAGTTTAACTCACATAATCAAGCTTAATCAAGCAATCAAATTAATCAATTTCAAACACCTACTTAAGTAAGTGATACTTATATAtaaatgtacatatatatatatatatatatatatatatatatatatatatatatatatgagagtTCAAGGTAATATTTGGGTGTGATAGGTTgtcttaaaaaaagaaaaataaggataaagatagcgatttttttttaaaagtataatataacattaaaaaaatacaaataaaaagatgttttttttttctacggCCAATCATGAGAATATTcaggaaataataaaaacaaaaacaaaaaaatgcttATCTAATTTTATCTGGtacatgaagaaaataaatattagaaATAAAAAGTGAAAATAAAGGAGATAGTAGGGTAATAAATGTCATTAAAGTTGGGTtagatataataataataattaaaaaaaaagtgaagataATGGGGTATAAATGTAGGGGTGCAACTTGGGCGGGTTGGGCGGGTTAGAAGGTCAACCCAATCCTAACCCAATCCTAACCCAACTTTTACAATTCGGACTCAGGTTCGGGTTGGGTTTCATTCGGGTTCATTTGGactcgggtttaattgggttaGGGTTTACTTGGGTTAGGTTTGGGTTGCCCAACTTTTTCAAGTTTAATCTTGTGACAACTTAGTTTCAAAGAATTCCTAAAAAAATTAAGCCAATTAGCTTCAAAGCTAGCtaactttaattttataaatcaaTCTACTATAAAGCTTTAGGATTTAGAGACAACGAATTTGATCTGACTAATCAAAGCCTCTTATTTCCTAAAAGCTTAAGCAATTATAAAgggtaatttattaaaaaaaatattagaaagggCATTGGTTTTTGGACTTAGCTCACTTGGGTGTAGTAGGCATATTAATTGATATGGGTTACAATCTGGTTAGATTGGGTTTGGTTAGTCGGGTTGGGGATGGACGGGCAAATGATCAATCCAACTCAACCTAATCAATAAACAGATTGAAAATGGGTTGGGTTTGGGCTggttataactaaaaaaaacttactgGTTCAAGTTTAAAGTCGGATTGGACATAGGCGGGTTCGGATTGGCCCAACCCAAGTTGCACCCCTAAATAAATGTAACAACGTGGGGTCAGTTTAAgcattaaaaagaaaacaaaaagttaaaaacaccaACTCAGCCTAATAAACCTAGCCGtcgtcttcatcttcttttctccTTCGCTCTTTTTCATGGCCTGCAACTCAAAATAGCTCTGCAACTCAAAAGTTTCCAGATTTTTGCAacttaaaaaaggaaaaatggacGCCCAATCAATGCCTCAAGCGCGCCTCAGCCGCCTAGGCGCACCCCGAAAAGTCTAGGTGAGTATTTCGCCCACTTCTACAAAACAGAGGTGAAAATGTTGGAGCCCCACCTCCAAGGCTAGCCTTTTAAAACACTGCAGCAACTTCAAAGCACAAAAAACTATCAGGGTGTGATcttcacacacccttttaattttcagcTTTtgaatcagatgaattgaagaaaatcaactaATGAAATTAACTATgaatgtgtaagaagtaaaatagggtatATGGATAGCACACGCTAAAACTATCCCATCAACAACAAAAGCTCAAACCTTTGCCCGGAATATACACGAAACCGCTCCCTTGACTAAAATTCACACCACACCAGGATTATATCTCTGCAGCAAAGCCTGATCCAACTGCTCCGTCTCCGCAATAGAATCCAAACTGTCCTCCGGCCGCAGAGGATAAGTAATAAACAGCCCATAATCCTCCGAAACCGTGCTATTCCCACACGTACAATTCACAGTCACATTCACTTTAGTATTATTGAGTATATTATTAGGATCATAGCTGTTGAACCACTCCAAGTCCTCCACCGTCGTCAAATTCGAATAGAAAATCTTCGCAATCTGGTCGTACGTGTCGCCGGTACGGACATCCCACTCGAACATTTGGCCGTGGAAGTCGCTATTGATGCAACCACAGGTGAATGGAACATTGACCCTGATGCCGAACCGGACGCTGTATATGTTGGGAACCGAGTCCTTGTTGTAGGTGACGATGGTGGCGTCGGTCGTATTCATGATATCGCCAATGAAACTGAGATTAGTGCCCTGCCATACGTAGTAAGAAGCTAGAGCATCGCAGCTCTTGCTGCACTGGGGTTTCACCGTGCAACAGAGGGAAACCAGCACCAGGAACCCTAACCCGATTCGAAATCCCATCTGGGTCGATCCGAAATCGAAAAAAACAAGTCGCAGAAACCTTTTAGGCACTGGGTTTTTGGTTACGGATCGGAGTTGTACAGGAGTTGGATGAACAGAGAGAAAGATGGAAGCTTTCAGTGGGGTTTGATTAGTTtaaattaaaagttaattaGATGAAATAATGAGTGTTTGATTGTCGTACTTGGCGTCTTTGACTTTGCTTAACACTGAAAGAGAAAACCTTCTCGCGGTTTGCAGTTAATTGTTTCTGGAGGGCGACTGACGACTGAGTCAAACGACCGTGGCAACCCTGCCCCCGAGTTCGCTGCGACGGCTACGATAAATATGAGGTTTTTACGACGCTGTGGGACTTGTGTTTTAGAGAATCCTCAAACGCATTGTCGTGTTAAACGCATTGTCGTGTTTTACGACGTTGATTATAGATTTTCTATTACCTCATATTtagcataatattttataatattggcaTGGTAATTGATATTAAACTGCAAAGTAAAAGAGAGTTTATGAAAAGTCTCACTTTAAGAGAATTCTCTTAACATTTCTCTCCCTTAAAATTTATGTCTCTAATCAGAGACGAAGCTAGAAATTTCTTCTAGTGAGGGCAACCCgaaaattaactaagaaaaccttATTATAGTATAGCTTATACCCAATAGATAATAGGAATGATTTTCAAATGATGATTCATCACACTtccaatgttacaaaaatttcagTGTAGTATTGAAAAGTGGTAGAGTGATAAGAGAAATATTAATACATGATTACGCAAGAGAGGTTTTTCGGTTTGAATGACAGAAAAATAGCACTTTTGCTTATATAGTAATTGATATGAAGTATATACAATATGAAGGTATGTTGAACATTagataattatatttttttttcaaagataaCACGTGTATATTATATAACTATAGTTTGCAACTTAACAAACTAATCACTTGAGTGGGGGCATATGCCCCCAATGAGCCTTCATTGGCTTCGTCCATGTCTCTAATGCTTTGACAACTCAAACACATCCATCTCAACGtgattaaatttacaaacttcAATGCAATTGTATATATGTCACATCCTGtcccgggcccccaccatatcccgggctcgactccgttgtagcacgatattgtccgctttggaccccgaccacgccctcacggttttgtttctgggaactcacactagAATTTCCCAGTATGTCACCCattatgggattgctctcgcgcgaactcgcttaacttcggagttcctacgaaacccgaagccaatgagctcccaaaaggcctcgtgctaggtagagaggagaatataaatataaggcttacaagatccacttccctggacgatgtgggatgttacaatccaccccccttagagccccgacgtcctcatcggcacacttccgtccagggattgactctgataccaaactgtcACATCTCgtcccgggcccccaccacatcctgggctcgactccgccgtagcacgatattgtccactttgggccccgacgacaccatcacggttttgtttttaagaaCT is a genomic window of Malus domestica chromosome 09, GDT2T_hap1 containing:
- the LOC103421680 gene encoding LOW QUALITY PROTEIN: lysM domain receptor-like kinase 3 (The sequence of the model RefSeq protein was modified relative to this genomic sequence to represent the inferred CDS: deleted 2 bases in 1 codon) — protein: MGFRIGLGFLVLVSLCCTVKPQCSKSCDALASYYVWQGTNLSFIGDIMNTTDATIVTYNKDSVPNIYSVRFGIRVNVPFTCGCINSDFHGQMFEWDVRTGDTYDQIAKIFYSNLTTVEDLEWFNSYDPNNILNNTKVNVTVNCTCGNSTVSEDYGLFITYPLRPEDSLDSIAETEQLDQALLQRYNPGGVNFSQGSGFVYIPGKDQNGTYLPLKSSSGLGGGAIGGISVGVIAGVLLLAGGGIYFGIFRKNKVDTKFLLATSEDQSSPNGRSLVITPDKPGESNAAGRGRTGISVDKSVEFSYEELARATDNFSLANKIGQGGFGAVYYAELRGEKAAIKKMDMQASKEFLAELNVLTRVHHLNLVRLIGYCVEGSLFLVYEYIENGNLSQHLRGSGRGRDPLPWSIRVQIALDSARGLEYIHEHTVPVYIHHDIKSANILIDKNFHAKVADFGLTKLTEVGSTSLPTRLVGTFGYMPPEYAQYGEVSPKIDVFAFGVVIFELISAKEAVFREDGSSSESKGLVGLFEEVLNQPDLEDLRKLVDPNLGDNYPLDSLHKMAQLGKACTHENKDLRPSMRSIVVALMTLSSSTEDWDVRSFYENQALVNLMSGR